In Gordonia phthalatica, one genomic interval encodes:
- a CDS encoding amidohydrolase, with amino-acid sequence MIDAWLAANLGRVVGWRREIHAEPELSMAEFQTTAKVVQILTDAGLRPKVLPKGTGVVCDFGPTDKPRIGLRADLDGLPIPEQTGLPFTSKVENVSHSCGHDAHAAILLGTGLLLADHLAAGNELPFGVRLLFQAAEEVMPGGALDAIDAGATDGLTRIFALHCDPHLAAGTVGLHVGALTSAADRVEVHFRGPGGHTSRPHLTADLVYAMGTVITGLPGFLSRRVDPRSGTVMVFGAAHSGDASNAIPQEGRLRGTVRTGDRAVWQDLEPLVRNIVGELVAPLGVNYDLTYVRGVPPVVNDGDSVAMLRRSVDLIGPGAAVETPQSPGGEDFAWYLESVPGAMARLGVWSGVGPHCDLHQPNFDIDERALGVGVATLAGVILGGELQ; translated from the coding sequence GTGATCGACGCATGGCTGGCCGCGAACCTGGGCCGAGTGGTGGGGTGGCGCCGAGAGATCCACGCCGAACCCGAGTTGTCGATGGCGGAGTTCCAGACCACCGCTAAGGTGGTCCAGATCCTCACCGACGCAGGCCTGCGGCCCAAGGTTCTGCCGAAGGGCACCGGCGTGGTCTGCGACTTCGGCCCCACCGACAAGCCGCGGATCGGCCTGCGCGCCGACCTGGACGGCCTGCCGATCCCCGAGCAGACCGGGCTGCCGTTCACCTCCAAGGTGGAGAACGTCTCGCACTCGTGCGGACACGACGCGCACGCGGCGATCCTGCTCGGTACCGGCCTGCTGCTCGCCGATCACCTCGCGGCAGGCAATGAGCTGCCCTTCGGGGTGCGGTTGCTGTTCCAGGCCGCCGAGGAAGTGATGCCGGGCGGTGCTCTCGATGCGATCGACGCCGGCGCCACCGACGGCCTGACCCGCATCTTCGCCCTGCACTGCGATCCGCACCTGGCCGCAGGCACCGTCGGCCTGCACGTCGGTGCACTGACCTCGGCCGCCGACCGCGTCGAGGTCCACTTCCGCGGCCCCGGCGGTCACACCTCGCGGCCACACCTGACGGCGGACCTCGTCTACGCGATGGGCACCGTCATCACCGGGCTCCCCGGATTCCTGTCGCGTCGCGTCGATCCCCGGTCCGGCACGGTCATGGTCTTCGGCGCCGCGCACTCCGGTGACGCGTCGAACGCGATCCCGCAGGAGGGCCGTCTGCGCGGCACCGTCCGTACCGGCGACCGGGCGGTCTGGCAGGACCTGGAGCCGCTGGTCCGGAACATCGTCGGCGAACTCGTCGCGCCGTTGGGCGTCAACTACGACCTCACCTATGTCCGCGGCGTGCCGCCGGTCGTCAACGACGGCGACAGCGTCGCGATGCTGCGGCGCAGCGTCGATCTGATCGGGCCCGGCGCGGCGGTCGAGACGCCGCAGTCGCCCGGCGGCGAGGACTTCGCCTGGTACCTCGAATCGGTGCCCGGCGCGATGGCCCGCCTCGGCGTCTGGAGCGGTGTTGGCCCGCACTGCGATCTGCACCAGCCGAACTTCGACATCGATGAGCGGGCCCTCGGCGTGGGCGTCGCCACCCTCGCGGGCGTGATCCTGGGCGGCGAACTCCAGTAG
- a CDS encoding gamma-glutamylcyclotransferase: MPIYAAYASNMDPAQMLERAPHSPMSSTGWLHGWRLTFAGDDIGWEGSLATVTEDRDDPTAKVFVVLYDVTVEDEKTLDSWEGTELGVHRKIRARVDTADGPVLAWLYVIDGYEGGLPSARYLGVMADAAEIAGAPADYVERLRLHEARNVGPGPDEPLDDTSDGPQ; this comes from the coding sequence GTGCCGATCTATGCCGCCTACGCGTCGAACATGGACCCCGCCCAGATGCTGGAACGGGCCCCTCACTCCCCGATGTCGTCGACCGGGTGGCTCCACGGTTGGCGTCTGACCTTCGCCGGTGACGACATCGGCTGGGAGGGATCGCTGGCGACCGTCACCGAAGATCGCGACGACCCGACCGCCAAGGTCTTCGTGGTGCTGTACGACGTGACCGTCGAGGACGAGAAGACCCTCGACAGCTGGGAGGGCACCGAGCTCGGCGTCCACCGGAAGATCCGCGCCCGCGTCGACACCGCGGACGGGCCGGTCCTCGCCTGGCTGTACGTCATCGACGGCTACGAGGGCGGTCTGCCGTCGGCTCGCTACCTGGGCGTGATGGCCGACGCCGCTGAGATCGCCGGCGCCCCCGCCGATTACGTGGAGCGACTGCGCCTCCACGAGGCCCGCAACGTGGGGCCCGGCCCGGACGAACCGCTCGACGACACGTCTGACGGTCCCCAGTAG